In Asterias rubens chromosome 10, eAstRub1.3, whole genome shotgun sequence, the following proteins share a genomic window:
- the LOC117295787 gene encoding ras GTPase-activating protein 1-like, with protein MATSSGSVSSDSRTRLLGTSTTNQSVEDMQNLNIHDEFDPFDAYAETEKPDATVVDGSVAAPPQNEWYHGCMDRQTAEMRLNGARDGSYLVRESERRPGSYVLSYLGVKGINHFRITALCGDYYVGGRQFPSLAELIGYYTHVSNILKSERLLFPVPPPEPLIDDRKKVVAVLPYTKVPDTDELSFVVGEVFVVHNELGDGWLWVTSQKTGESGIVVDDLVKYIDKDTDTNEGKIWFHCNISKDEAAELLLKGGDVGSFLIRNSDKNPGDYSLSFRGPTTIQRFRIQKQQHLYIMGGRSYHSLDGIVDHYKKEEIVNGFRLGQPVPLKSLQTMSRIHPNANVNYEDIKRRRSSGLVIMTGTGDRSAKQGYLSKKSSKHKKWKTYYFVLNSTDQHLYFFENDRRTKPKGLIDLGYGSVYMVHESLFNRPNCFQIVVRAMSDVEVFYLNAETPQLAQEWTQVLRSCCIRASWTQTTRAKTSGIKQLKSLSLHILEAHKIPTKQISHPYCVISLNNIKVARTPIQPAPDPLWSEEFVFDDFPDDIDSFTIDVFNGAKRAKPVPLCRTTLLLERLPNGVVVDQWYQLIALTSQGRGEMGSIRTRAQFLQETLMPLEEYNSLQELVLGDSDYHFIYALEDACCKDRSHLASVLLDIFRQQQKEVELLHKLNGREIEKEEEKSTLFRSNTLATTLMDKYMKITAQEFVQHALRDVIIKIMESKHSCELNPLKVEKGDDVAVNCQHLLEFLIEIVESIFNSANKCPLPLRYLCWCLQQDVKKKWPDDPNITARAVGGFIFLRLICPAILNPRLFNIVSEAALPMASRTLMIVAKAIQNLANQVEFGANYKEAYMVVINPFIVINKGRMCHFLNELASMKDIPSPNTVPPIDLARQLAALHQLCVTYTKELQQLSVVQPSLKRLLAVTEMLTLNRNQYMGRATTLV; from the exons ATGGCAACATCCTCTGGCTCTGTGTCAAGTGACAGTCGAACTAGACTTCTAGGAACCTCAACAACCAACCAGAGTGTAGAAGATATGCAGAACCTAAACATCCATGATGAGTTTGATCCATTTGATGCGTATGCAGAGACAGAAAAGCCTGATGCTACAGTGGTGGATGGAAGTGTGGCTGCCCCTCCTCAAAATGA GTGGTATCATGGCTGTATGGATAGGCAGACTGCTGAGATGAGGCTGAATGGTGCTAGAGATGGCAGCTATCTAGTCCGAGAGAGTGAACGTCGACCTGGTTCCTATGTTTTGTCATATCTTGGTGTCAAGGGTATCAATCACTTCAG GATTACAGCTTTGTGTGGTGATTACTACGTTGGTGGACGTCAGTTTCCATCATTGGCCGAGTTGATAGGTTATTACACACATGTATCCAACATTCTGAAGAGTGAGAGGCTACTCTTCCCTGTGCCACCCCCTGAG CCATTAATTGATGACAGAAAGAAAGTCGTGGCTGTCTTGCCTTATACTAAAGTGCCTGACACAGATGAGCTCAG CTTTGTAGTAGGTGAAGTGTTTGTTGTGCACAATGAGCTAGGAGATGGATGGCTGTGGGTTACGTCACAAAAGACTGGCGAAAGTGGCATTGTAGTAGATGACCTTGTCAAATACATT GATAAGGACACGGACACTAATGAAGGCAAAAT ATGGTTCCActgtaatatttcaaaagatgaGGCTGCTGAATTACTTCTGAAAG GAGGTGATGTTGGAAGCTTCTTAATTAGGAACAGTGATAAAAATCCAGGTGATTATTCATTATCGTTCCGTGGTCCAACTACCATTCAGAGGTTTCGCATCCAAAAACAGCAGCATCTTTACATCATGGGTGGACGCTCTTATCACAG TTTGGACGGCATTGTGGATCACTATAAGAAGGAAGAGATCGTCAATGGTTTCAGGCTAGGGCAACCTGTACCACTGAAG AGTTTACAGACTATGTCTCGGATTCACCCCAATGCTAATGTTAACTATGAGGATATCAAGAGAAGAAGAAGTAGTGGTCTGGTCATTATGACTGGAACTGGAGATCGTAGCGCTAAGCAGGGTTACCTTAGCAAAAAGA GTTCCAAGCACAAAAAGTGGAAAACCTACTACTTTGTTCTGAACAGTACTGACCAGCATCTGTACTTCTTTGAGAATGACAGG AGAACCAAGCCTAAAGGTTTGATAGATCTTGGCTATGGATCAGTTTACATGGTTCATGAGAGCTTGTTCAACAGACCCAactgttttcaaattgttgtgCGTGCAATGAGTGATGTTGAAGTCTTCTACCTTAATGCTGAAACTCCACAACTTGCTCAA GAATGGACCCAGGTTCTTCGCTCATGTTGTATTCGTGCAAGCTGGACTCAAACAACTCGAGCCAAGACTAGTGGCATTAAACAGCTCAAGAGTCTTAGCCTTCACATCTTAGAGGCTCATAAGATCCCAACCAAGCAAATCTCACATCCCTACTGTGTCATCTCATTAAATAACATCAAAGTAGCTCGTACACCCATCCAGCCAGCGCCAGACCCTCTATGGAGTGAAGAGTTTGTCTTTGA TGACTTCCCTGATGATATAGACTCCTTCACGATTGATGTCTTCAATGGTGCAAAGAGAGCTAAGCCTGTCCCGTTGTGCAGAACCACACTTCTTCTAGAGAGATTACCCAATGGGGTAGTGGTGGACCAGTGGTATCAACTCATAGCACTAACATCTCAAGGTCGTGGTGAGATGGGTTCAATAAGAACCAGAGCCCAGTTCTTACAAGAAACTCTCATGCCACTTGAAGAGTACAACAGCCTCCAAGAG TTGGTGTTGGGAGACAGCGATTACCACTTCATATACGCCCTGGAGGATGCTTGTTGTAAAGATAGGTCACATCTTGCAAGTGTACTTCTGGACATCTTTCGACAACAACAGAAAGAGGTGGAGTTGTTACATAAACTCAACGGCAGAGAAATTGAGAAAGAAG AGGAAAAGTCCACATTGTTCCGTTCCAACACGTTAGCCACTACCCTGATGGACAAATACATGAAAATAACAGCTCAGGAATTTGTACAACATGCACTGCGAGATGTTATCATCAAGATCATGGAGTCCAAGCATTCATGTGAGCTTAATCCATTGAAGGTAGAGAAAGGAGACGATGTGGCAGTCAACTGTCAACATTTGCTGGAATTTCTTATTGAGATTGTGGAGTCCATATTCAACTCAGCCAACAAGTGTCCTTT ACCTCTGAGATATTTGTGTTGGTGCTTGCAACAAGATGTCAAGAAGAAATGGCCAGATGATCCTAACATTACAGCAAGGGCAGTAGG AGGGTTCATATTTCTACGGTTGATCTGTCCAGCCATACTTAATCCCAGACTCTTCAACATTGTATCGG AGGCTGCATTACCAATGGCTAGTCGTACTCTTATGATTGTTGCTAAGGCCATACAGAATTTGGCCAACCAAGTGGAGTTTGGTGCTAACTACAAG GAGGCGTACATGGTGGTGATCAACCCATTCATAGTTATTAACAAGGGACGCATGTGTCACTTCCTCAACGAACTCGCA AGTATGAAAGATATCCCATCGCCAAATACAGTACCACCGATAGACCTTGCTCGTCAACTAGCAGCTTTGCATCAACTATGTGTCACCTACACCAAGGAGTTGCAACAGCTCAGTGTAGTTCAG CCCAGTCTGAAGAGGCTTTTGGCAGTGACAGAAATGTTGACACTGAACAGGAACCAGTACATGGGACGAGCTACTACACTGGTATGA
- the LOC117296173 gene encoding serum response factor-binding protein 1-like — protein MDKVQFNTEVVNMRKTVKTVKVLIVHSLTRQVKKLQSKKGSEQQVLKNQRRATKMLAEVEAIKDVPLDTFTKKAVTFKKGLQEVLNNPKSSALERVIARLIHHRLVQERVVKFEGMVTKDLLRTGTKKYRRLRKKNFEDEADARRKDEEDYQGRLELMIKAKKIRKEEKEEEEDAVSDEDDDEGRLEHMMKAKKISKKEEKEEEEEDVVSDEDDDEGSASDTSYDNRWEGFNTFLSETPHDETVHKLLNVEHNGNDGNSDDSIDPSNAKNHQSETVLHPEGGKQNKNIPTGPQTGNIGLNTLQGNEKEDLKQKNKRPLEKQSDLPPVMLHKTPMIAKSSSLQKTISTNKPRTVKQTPMVDKPNPVQQTQVEKLIPGINYFPDQAVRTGAPGKSFHKNTQSRPQSKQIHPSEWGNKPSHAKHPTSTSDIKLPQKIPTAKEQLHPSWEASKKRKLESKIVPFQGKKIVFDED, from the exons ATGGACAAAGTACAGTTCAATACCGAG GTTGTTAACATGAGGAAGACAGTAAAGACAGTCAAGGTTCTCATCGTGCACTCTCTCACAAGACAAGTTAAGAAACTTCAAAGCAAAAA AGGGTCTGAGCAGCAGGTTTTAAAGAACCAAAGAAGAGCAACAAAAATGCTAGCGGAGGTAGAAGCAATTAAAGATGTTCCTCTGGATACATTTACCAAGAAGGCTGTCACATTCAAGAAAGGTCTTCAGGAAGTTCTCAACAAC CCAAAGTCATCTGCTTTGGAGAGAGTAATAGCTCGTTTGATACACCATAGACTCGTCCAAGAAAGAGTTGTCAAATTTGAAG GTATGGTTACAAAAGACCTTCTGCGGACAGGAACCAAGAAATATAGACGCCTTCGCAAGAAGAATTTTGAGGATGAGGCTGATGCAAGAAGGAAGGATGAAGAAGATTATCAAGGCAGGCTGGAACTAATGATAAAAGCTAAGAAGATCAGAAAGGAGGAGAAGGAAGAGGAGGAGGATGCAGTGTccgatgaagatgatgatgaaggCAGGCTGGAACACATGATGAAAGCTAAGAAGATCAGCAAGAAGGAGGAgaaggaagaagaagaggagGATGTAGTGTccgatgaagatgatgatgaaggGAGTGCGAGTGACACAAGTTATGATAATCGATGGGAAGGCTTTAATACTTTCTTGTCCGAAACACCACACGATGAAACAGTGCACAAGCTTCTTAATGTAGAGCATAATGGTAATGATGGAAATAGTGACGATAGTATAGATCCATCCAATGCTAAAAATCATCAATCAGAGACTGTTCTTCATCCAGAAggtggtaaacaaaataaaaatataccaACGGGACCTCAAACAGGAAATATAGGCTTGAATACATTGCAAGGGAATGAGAAAGAAGACCTGAAGCAGAAAAACAAACG GCCGCTAGAAAAACAGTCAGATTTACCTCCAGTGATGCTACACAAGACCCCAATGATTGCCAAGTCAAGCTCTCTCCAGAAAACCATTTCAACCAATAAACCACGAACTGTCAAGCAAACTCCAATGGTAGACAAACCAAATCCTGTCCAACAAACACAAGTGGAGAAGTTGATACCTGGAATCAACTATTTTCCAGATCAAGCTGTCAGAACAG gTGCTCCAGGAAAGTCTTTCCACAAAAATACACAGAGTAGACCTCAAAGCAAGCAGATTCATCCATCAGAATGGGGGAATAAACCTTCACATGCTAAACATCCCACTTCCACTTCGGACATCAAACTACCTCAGAAGATACCTACTGCTAAAGAACAACTTCATCCATCGTGGGAGGCTAGTAAAAAGCGTAAACTTGAATCAAAAATAGTACCTTTTCAAGGGAAGAAAATAGTATTTGATGAAGactaa